A single window of Zea mays cultivar B73 chromosome 10, Zm-B73-REFERENCE-NAM-5.0, whole genome shotgun sequence DNA harbors:
- the LOC103640781 gene encoding LOW QUALITY PROTEIN: receptor kinase-like protein Xa21 (The sequence of the model RefSeq protein was modified relative to this genomic sequence to represent the inferred CDS: deleted 1 base in 1 codon) yields MVLLLECLLLALVSLACSTINMAGTSLAAHPASTSNISDHFALVSFKSHIMSDPSRALATWGNQSVPTCRWRGVSCGLKGHRHGRVVALDLGELNLVGTITHALGNLTYLRLLNLSSNHIHGILPPELGNLHDLEDLQLSYNYIEGEIPSSLSNCSHLVNILIDVNQLQGGIPVELSSLRNVQSVNLAHNMLTGRIPSKIASLLSLKQLNLKFNNLTGEIPTEIGALVNLNFLDLGFNQFYGTIPGSLGNLSALTSLRIPSNELEGRIPTLKGLSSLTELELGKNKLEGTIPSWLGNISSLEIIDLQRNGIVGQIPESLGSLELLTILSLSSNRLSGSIPHELGNLQALTGLFIDNNELESTLPPSIFNISSLQILNVQFNNLTGKFPPDMGSMLPKLNEFLIAYNQFQGMLPPSLCNASMLQQIQATNNALSGTIPQCLGTHKDLTVVALAGNWFEARNDADWDFLASLTNCSNLKLLDVNTNSLQGALPNSIGNLSTRLEYLNIGENDITGTITQGIGNLINVNELYMANNLLIGSIPASLGKLKKLNELMFSNNSFSGSIPATLGNLTKLTILTLSSNVISGAIPSTLSNCPLEVLDLSHNNLSGPIPKELFFISTLSSFMDLAHNSLSGTLPLEVGNLKNLGELDFSSNMISGEIPISIGECQSLEYLNISGNLLQGTIPLSLGNLKGLLVLDLSYNNLSGTIPEILGNLKGLSSLNLSFNKFQGGLPTDGVFLNASVITVTGNDDLCGGIPQLKLPPCSNHTTKKPPQRLGMVALICGAVVFVTSVVVLSVFYQNCRKKKANLQISVINQQYMRVPYAELASATNGFASENLIGEGSFGSVYKGRMRGDGQHIAVAVKVLNLMQRGATQSFIAECETLRCARHRNLVKILTVCSSIDFQGRDFKALVYEFLPNGNLDQWLHKISQDTGDGEQKSLDLAARLSIVIDVASAVDYLHQYKPTPIIHCDLKPSNVLLDSDMVAHVGDFGLARFLHQDKDKSSGWASMRGSIGYAAPEYGLGNEVSTHGDVYSFGILLLEIFTGKSPTDSEFGEAIGLRKYVQMAFPDRVNTIMDQQLLTETETNESNMSCSGSTRISCVNSILQVGISCSDETTIDRPPIGDALKELQAIRDKLHKHLSGSQLKDHHCQANDMFEGFSGA; encoded by the exons ATGGTGCTGCTCCTTGAGTGTCTCTTGCTCGCCCTCGTCTCTCTAGCATGCTCTACCATAAACATGGCAGGGACCTCACTTGCAGCTCATCCAGCGTCCACCTCAAACATCTCCGACCACTTCGCACTCGTGTCGTTCAAATCTCACATAATGAGTGACCCGTCCCGAGCCCTTGCGACATGGGGCAACCAGTCTGTCCCGACGTGCCGGTGGCGTGGCGTGTCGTGTGGCTTAAAAGGACACCGCCATGGCCGTGTGGTGGCATTGGACCTCGGCGAGCTCAACCTTGTTGGCACCATCACTCATGCGTTGGGAAACCTCACGTACCTGAGGCTGCTCAACCTTTCGTCGAATCACATCCATGGGATCCTGCCACCAGAGCTAGGTAATCTCCATGACCTTGAGGACCTGCAACTTAGCTACAACTACATCGAAGGGGAGATTCCGTCGTCACTCTCCAACTGCAGCCACCTTGTCAATATTTTGATCGATGTCAACCAATTGCAAGGAGGGATACCAGTCGAGCTCAGCTCATTGCGCAATGTCCAGTCAGTCAACCTTGCCCACAATATGCTTACTGGAAGAATTCCTTCCAAGATTGCAAGCCTTTTAAGTCTGAAACAGCTCAACCTAAAATTTAACAACTTGACAGGAGAAATTCCAACGGAGATAGGAGCACTTGTCAATCTCAATTTTCTAGATCTAGGTTTCAACCAGTTTTATGGAACCATTCCTGGTTCACTTGGAAACCTCTCAGCATTGACATCGCTCAGAATCCCCTCCAACGAACTAGAAGGACGTATCCCGACACTGAAAGGTCTATCATCTCTCACTGAACTTGAGTTGGGAAAAAACAAGCTCGAAGGAACCATTCCATCTTGGTTAGGAAACATCTCTTCACTAGAAATCATTGATCTTCAGAGAAATGGTATAGTTGGTCAAATCCCAGAATCCTTAGGAAGTCTTGAGCTGCTTACAATCCTCTCTCTCTCGTCCAACAGACTCTCAGGTTCCATACCTCATGAGCTCGGAAACCTCCAAGCCCTGACTGGACTTTTCATAGATAATAATGAACTAGAAAGCACTTTGCCGCCTTCAATATTTAATATATCTTCTCTTCAGATTCTGAATGTACAATTCAATAATTTGACTGGAAAGTTTCCACCTGATATGGGCAGCATGCTCCCAAAGCTAAATGAATTTCTTATAGCATATAATCAATTTCAAGGCATGCTCCCACCATCCTTGTGCAATGCTTCGATGCTTCAACAAATTCAAGCAACAAACAATGCCTTGTCAGGAACAATACCCCAATGCCTTGGAACCCATAAGGACCTGACTGTGGTGGCGTTAGCAGGAAACTGGTTTGAAGCAAGAAATGATGCTGACTGGGACTTTCTTGCAAGTCTAACCAACTGTAGCAATTTGAAACTCTTAGATGTTAATACCAACAGTCTCCAAGGTGCGCTCCCTAATTCAATTGGTAATCTCTCGACACGGTTGGAGTATCTTAACATAGGAGAAAACGACATAACTGGAACAATAACACAAGGAATAGGAAACCTCATTAACGTGAATGAACTTTACATGGCAAATAATCTTCTCATAGGTTCTATTCCAGCATCTCTTGGCAAACTAAAGAAGTTAAATGAACTGATGTTTTCAAATAATTCTTTCTCCGGATCCATTCCTGCAACATTGGGCAATCTAACTAAACTTACTATCCTCACACTCAGTAGTAATGTGATTAGTGGAGCTATACCTTCTACTCTCAGCAACTGTCCTTTAGAAGTTTTGGATCTTTCTCACAACAATCTTTCTGGTCCGATACCTAAAGAACTATTTTTCATATCAACACTGTCAAGTTTCATGGATCTTGCGCACAATTCCCTATCTGGGACATTGCCATTAGAAGTGGGTAATCTAAAAAATTTAGGTGAACTTGATTTCTCCAGCAATATGATTTCTGGTGAAATTCCGATATCTATCGGCGAGTGCCAAAGCTTGGAATATCTCAACATATCTGGAAACCTGCTCCAAGGGACCATTCCACTTTCACTAGGAAATCTAAAGGGTCTCTTGGTGCTTGATCTTTCCTACAATAATCTATCTGGGACCATCCCTGAAATCCTTGGCAACCTGAAAGGCCTTTCTTCCTTGAACCTCTCATTTAACAAATTCCAAGGTGGTCTTCCAACAGATGGGGTATTTCTCAATGCGTCTGTCATCACAGTTACTGGAAACGATGACCTGTGCGGTGGTATCCCTCAATTGAAATTACCACCCTGCTCAAACCACACCACCAAGAAGCCACCTCAGAGGCTCGGCATGGTAGCCCTAATATGCGGAGCGGTTGTTTTTGTTACATCAGTAGTTGTGCTGTCTGTGTTCTACCAAAACTGCCGGAAGAAGAAAGCAAACCTACAAATTTCTGTCATAAACCAGCAATATATGAGGGTTCCTTATGCTGAATTGGCCAGTGCAACAAATGGTTTTGCATCTGAGAACCTCATAGGAGAAGGGAGCTTTGGCTCAGTCTACAAAGGGAGAATGAGAGGCGACGGCCAGCACATAGCTGTTGCTGTTAAGGTTCTCAACCTCATGCAACGCGGCGCAACTCAGAGTTTTATTGCAGAATGCGAGACTTTAAGATGCGCTCGGCATCGAAACCTTGTGAAGATCTTGACAGTCTGCTCCAGTATTGATTTTCAGGGCCGTGACTTCAAGGCCCTTGTGTATGAGTTTTTACCAAACGGAAATTTAGACCAATGGCTGCACAAA ATATCACAGGACACAGGAGATGGTGAACAAAAATCGCTAGATCTggcagcaaggctaagcattgtaATAGATGTGGCATCTGCGGTTGATTATCTACACCAATATAAGCCAACACCAATTATTCACTGTGATCTTAAACCAAGCAATGTTCTCCTGGATAGTGACATGGTTGCTCACGTTGGGGATTTTGGTCTTGCGAGGTTTCTGCATCAAGACAAAGACAAATCAAGTGGCTGGGCATCAATGAGAGGATCGATTGGCTATGCGGCCCCAG AGTATGGACTGGGTAATGAAGTCTCCACTCATGGGGATGTCTACAGTTTTGGTATACTGTTGCTGGAGATTTTCACTGGAAAAAGTCCAACAGACAGTGAATTTGGAGAAGCCATTGGACTCCGCAAGTACGTTCAAATGGCATTTCCAGACAGAGTGAATACCATCATGGACCAACAACTACTAACTGAGACAGAAACCAATGAATCAAACATGTCTTGCTCTGGCAGCACTAGAATCTCCTGcgtcaattccattctgcaagttgGAATTTCCTGTTCAGATGAAACAACAATAGATCGCCCACCAATCGGAGATGCTCTTAAAGAGTTGCAGGCAATTAGAGACAAGCTTCACAAGCACCTCTCTGGCTCTCAGTTGAAGGATCATCATTGTCAAGCCAATGACATGTTTGAAGGATTTTCTGGCGCTTGA